From Mycobacterium lacus, one genomic window encodes:
- a CDS encoding dihydrodipicolinate synthase family protein — MVTSGEARAWARGALRGIGDSLYTPFCGPDGDDIDWDAYRALVRYCVADLGHPMLWCTSGIGEFWSLTLDERKRLLEVAIEEARGANPDVVVQACTSAMTAKDCLDLTLHAQHGGADIAYLQTPVMEVHGGEGVLRFFKYIASRTDIALGMFNSPSSGYVLTPAESARIYDEVPAVCATKEGAFRPEASRRLHQLAPDLVIWECDKTVYRAGWLRAGIVCPAQLGTAGYLFETPQRRLFSEYWDLVQNDKLLEAMDYGRDSGLDQFDIDIGSWWTCYPGRPDYFTHWGGAFKYAASLLGLPVGAYPHSRPPQAELPAEAKTQIAAAYRRLGLLRP, encoded by the coding sequence GTGGTGACCTCGGGTGAGGCGCGCGCCTGGGCGCGCGGCGCTTTACGGGGAATCGGCGACTCGCTGTACACGCCGTTTTGCGGCCCCGACGGTGACGACATCGACTGGGACGCCTACCGGGCGCTGGTGCGCTACTGCGTGGCCGATCTCGGGCATCCGATGTTGTGGTGCACCAGCGGCATCGGCGAGTTCTGGTCGTTGACCCTCGATGAGCGCAAGCGCTTGCTGGAGGTCGCGATCGAAGAGGCGCGCGGCGCAAATCCCGACGTCGTCGTGCAGGCCTGTACTTCGGCGATGACGGCCAAGGACTGTCTGGACTTAACGCTGCACGCCCAACACGGCGGCGCCGACATCGCCTACCTACAAACGCCGGTGATGGAAGTGCACGGCGGCGAAGGCGTGCTGAGATTCTTCAAATACATCGCTTCGCGCACCGATATCGCCTTGGGCATGTTCAATTCCCCGTCCTCGGGTTACGTGCTGACCCCGGCCGAAAGCGCGCGGATCTACGACGAAGTGCCCGCGGTATGCGCCACGAAGGAGGGCGCCTTTCGCCCGGAGGCCAGTCGGCGGCTGCATCAGTTGGCGCCCGACCTGGTGATCTGGGAATGCGACAAGACGGTGTACCGCGCCGGGTGGCTGCGCGCCGGAATCGTCTGCCCCGCCCAGTTGGGCACCGCCGGCTACCTGTTCGAGACCCCACAGCGGCGATTGTTTTCCGAGTACTGGGATCTGGTGCAAAACGACAAGTTGCTCGAGGCCATGGACTACGGACGCGATTCGGGTCTGGATCAATTCGATATCGACATCGGATCGTGGTGGACCTGCTACCCAGGACGACCGGATTACTTCACCCACTGGGGCGGGGCATTCAAGTATGCCGCGTCGTTGCTGGGTCTGCCGGTGGGCGCATATCCCCATTCGCGGCCTCCGCAAGCGGAGTTGCCGGCCGAGGCGAAGACCCAGATCGCGGCCGCCTATCGCCGCCTCGGGCTGCTACGTCCTTAG
- a CDS encoding acyl-CoA carboxylase subunit beta, translated as MTKAEDWEETLEDLQRRRQHAWGMGGRERLDKHRSKGKLDARTRIERLLDPGTFREFGTLVGGEIPADAIVTGSGRINGATVMVGAEDFTTLAGTIAPGSNSKRYRIAELALRDKVALVMLLEGAGFRPAGAHYGRTPTDLLAQARCSGRVPTVAAVLGPSAGHGALVAPVCDFTVMSHQGAIFTAGPPVVKESTGEDISKEDLGGPDVAVASGVIHNVAEDDEAVLDTVRRYLSYFPPSAWSYPPSLPASEAANPRPTPELLDIVPRDNRRVYDMRAVLDVVFDCPDWFEVQPGFGKAIICALAHLGGHPVAVVANQPRVLAGSIDADAADKAAHFIMVADSFHLPIVFLADNPGMLAGSRSEREGALRSGARMFAAQTAATTLKLHVTLRKAYGFGSMVMGLISFDGQVATFAYPGATMGAMGAAALSRASHADQDLSARLRNAELQASYRSAEHMGIDELIDPRETRDALLASLQRGLSSRQAPAEPVTRTLIMP; from the coding sequence ATGACGAAAGCCGAGGATTGGGAGGAGACGCTCGAGGATCTCCAGCGTCGCCGTCAGCACGCGTGGGGTATGGGCGGGCGGGAGCGGCTGGACAAGCACCGCAGCAAGGGCAAGCTCGACGCCCGCACCCGCATCGAGCGACTTCTCGACCCCGGCACCTTCCGCGAATTCGGCACGCTGGTCGGCGGCGAAATCCCGGCCGACGCGATCGTCACGGGCTCCGGCCGGATCAATGGGGCAACGGTGATGGTGGGCGCCGAAGACTTCACGACGCTGGCCGGAACCATCGCACCGGGCAGCAATTCCAAGCGCTACCGCATCGCCGAGCTGGCGCTGCGCGACAAGGTCGCGCTGGTGATGCTGCTCGAAGGCGCCGGGTTTCGCCCCGCCGGTGCACATTACGGGCGCACCCCGACCGACCTGCTCGCCCAGGCACGGTGCTCGGGCCGGGTGCCGACGGTCGCCGCGGTACTGGGGCCATCGGCCGGACACGGCGCACTGGTCGCCCCGGTCTGCGACTTCACCGTCATGAGCCACCAGGGCGCGATCTTTACGGCCGGGCCGCCTGTGGTGAAAGAGTCTACGGGAGAGGATATTTCGAAGGAAGACCTCGGCGGGCCGGACGTCGCCGTCGCCAGCGGGGTAATCCATAACGTCGCCGAGGACGACGAGGCGGTGCTCGACACCGTCCGCCGCTACCTGTCGTATTTCCCGCCGAGCGCGTGGTCGTATCCGCCGTCGCTGCCAGCCTCAGAGGCAGCCAACCCTCGGCCGACACCGGAGTTGCTCGACATCGTCCCGCGCGACAACCGTCGCGTCTACGACATGCGGGCGGTGCTCGACGTGGTCTTCGACTGTCCCGACTGGTTCGAAGTCCAACCGGGATTCGGAAAGGCGATCATCTGCGCGCTGGCCCATCTCGGTGGGCATCCGGTCGCGGTCGTCGCCAACCAGCCGCGGGTCCTCGCCGGGTCCATCGACGCCGACGCCGCCGACAAGGCAGCGCATTTCATCATGGTGGCCGACTCCTTCCACCTGCCGATCGTTTTCCTGGCGGACAACCCCGGCATGTTGGCGGGCAGTCGGTCCGAGCGGGAGGGCGCGTTGCGCAGCGGCGCACGGATGTTCGCCGCGCAAACCGCGGCGACGACGCTGAAGCTGCACGTGACGCTGCGCAAGGCCTATGGTTTCGGCTCCATGGTCATGGGGCTGATCAGCTTCGACGGCCAGGTGGCCACGTTCGCCTATCCGGGGGCGACGATGGGCGCGATGGGCGCCGCGGCGCTGAGCCGCGCGTCACACGCCGATCAGGACCTGTCCGCCAGGCTGCGCAACGCCGAGCTGCAAGCGTCGTACCGCTCGGCCGAGCACATGGGCATCGACGAGCTCATCGATCCCCGCGAGACGCGCGACGCGTTGCTCGCCTCGCTGCAGCGCGGTCTGTCCAGCCGGCAGGCCCCCGCGGAACCGGTGACCCGCACGTTGATCATGCCGTGA
- a CDS encoding acyl-CoA synthetase yields MAEWTIGAVLDAIAELVPDRLMTVCGPRRSSFGQAAQRSGQLANYLSDKGFGVHRPRETLQRWECGQDRVALIMHNDLYPDMVIGCLKARAVPVNVNHHYSPREIRDLLDYVGPRGIIYHRSLGARFAEVLPPSGTELLVSIDDGSSVRQLPGAVSLDDVLAAGKSDDDLPGSPDDLIMMCTGGTTGRPKGVLWRQSDMYVTSMAGADHAGVDEIHQTVRVGGPPWFAISPLMHAAGMWTAFAALLHGLTVVMYDDRDKLDVRSVWETAEREKVGMITMVGDAYAGPLVAELRARPYDLSSVHSVGTGGAATNPKYKRGLMEFLPQATIIEGYGSSETGNMAVGYSREGTASETFEPRVGATVVSADRSRFLRPGEHEIGWAARMGRIPLGYFNDAAATQRTFPEIDGRRVVIPGDRASVEKDGTIRLYGRDSLVVNTGGEKVFVEEVEEVLRAHPGVADALVVGRPSERWGQEVVALIATQPGVTADEQGLYAFCTSRLAHFKAPKLFIFVEQIQRLGNGKPNYQWARNQATQRVLS; encoded by the coding sequence GTGGCCGAATGGACCATCGGGGCCGTCCTCGACGCGATCGCGGAGCTGGTTCCCGATCGCCTGATGACCGTATGCGGCCCCCGGCGCAGCTCCTTCGGTCAGGCGGCGCAACGATCCGGCCAGCTGGCTAATTACCTCAGCGACAAGGGATTCGGTGTCCATCGTCCGCGCGAGACACTGCAAAGGTGGGAATGCGGTCAGGACCGGGTCGCCCTCATCATGCACAACGACCTCTACCCCGACATGGTGATCGGGTGCCTCAAGGCACGAGCCGTTCCGGTCAACGTGAATCATCACTATTCGCCGCGCGAGATCCGCGACCTGCTCGACTACGTGGGGCCGCGGGGCATCATCTACCACCGCTCGCTGGGCGCCCGGTTCGCCGAGGTGCTGCCTCCCAGCGGTACCGAACTGCTGGTGTCCATCGACGACGGGAGTTCGGTTCGGCAACTGCCCGGCGCCGTTTCGCTGGACGACGTGCTGGCGGCCGGTAAGTCGGACGACGACCTGCCGGGGTCGCCGGACGACCTGATCATGATGTGCACCGGCGGCACGACGGGACGGCCCAAGGGCGTCCTGTGGCGACAGAGCGACATGTACGTGACGTCGATGGCGGGGGCCGACCACGCGGGCGTCGACGAGATCCACCAGACCGTACGCGTCGGCGGCCCGCCCTGGTTCGCCATCTCGCCGCTGATGCACGCGGCCGGCATGTGGACCGCGTTCGCCGCGCTCCTGCACGGCCTCACCGTCGTGATGTACGACGACCGCGACAAGCTCGACGTGCGGTCGGTGTGGGAGACGGCGGAGCGCGAGAAGGTGGGCATGATCACGATGGTCGGCGACGCGTACGCCGGGCCGCTGGTCGCCGAGCTGCGCGCGCGTCCGTACGACCTGTCCTCGGTGCACTCGGTCGGCACCGGAGGGGCGGCCACGAATCCGAAGTACAAACGGGGGCTGATGGAGTTCCTGCCACAGGCCACCATCATCGAGGGTTACGGGTCGTCGGAAACCGGAAACATGGCCGTCGGATACAGCCGTGAGGGAACCGCAAGCGAAACCTTTGAACCCAGGGTCGGCGCGACGGTCGTCTCCGCCGACCGCAGCCGGTTCCTGCGGCCCGGTGAGCACGAGATCGGTTGGGCGGCCAGGATGGGCCGGATTCCGCTCGGGTATTTCAACGATGCCGCGGCCACCCAGCGGACTTTCCCGGAGATCGACGGCCGGCGTGTGGTGATACCCGGCGACCGCGCATCCGTCGAAAAGGACGGCACCATTCGCCTATACGGCCGCGATTCGCTGGTCGTGAACACCGGCGGCGAAAAGGTATTCGTCGAAGAGGTCGAGGAAGTCCTGCGCGCACATCCGGGCGTTGCCGACGCGCTCGTGGTCGGACGGCCGAGCGAGCGGTGGGGACAGGAAGTCGTCGCGCTCATCGCCACGCAGCCGGGCGTCACCGCGGACGAGCAAGGCCTCTATGCCTTCTGCACCTCGCGGCTGGCGCATTTCAAGGCCCCCAAGTTGTTCATCTTCGTCGAGCAGATTCAGCGTCTCGGCAACGGCAAGCCGAACTACCAATGGGCGAGAAACCAAGCGACGCAACGGGTCCTGTCATGA
- a CDS encoding amidohydrolase family protein codes for MTHQVIDCLVNVHFGEAEAQPSWMLKVRDDYFKGPESMFAPVELAELLAEMDAHGVAQAILMDSLVNPSTTARKFVEAQPDRFALAMGGVNLLRPVRPLRELSAIVKELPVAYAVVGPSFWGDGQYPPSDAVYYPLYAKCAELDLPLCVNTGIPGPPIPGEVQHPMHLDRVCVRFPELKLCMIHGADPWWDVAIRLMLKYANLRLMTSAWSPKRLPESLLHYMRTRGRDKVIYASDWPVLRMRRVIPEALALDLPADALDNYLYNNAREFFFS; via the coding sequence ATGACGCATCAAGTGATTGACTGCCTGGTGAATGTGCACTTCGGGGAGGCCGAAGCCCAGCCCAGCTGGATGCTCAAGGTACGCGACGACTATTTCAAGGGCCCGGAGTCGATGTTCGCCCCCGTCGAGCTGGCCGAGCTGCTCGCGGAGATGGACGCCCACGGGGTGGCGCAGGCGATCCTGATGGATTCGCTCGTCAACCCGTCCACCACCGCGCGCAAGTTCGTGGAGGCTCAGCCGGATAGGTTCGCGTTGGCCATGGGTGGGGTCAACCTGCTGCGTCCGGTGCGCCCGTTGCGCGAGTTGAGCGCCATCGTCAAGGAGTTGCCGGTGGCCTACGCCGTAGTGGGACCGAGCTTTTGGGGCGACGGGCAGTACCCGCCCAGCGACGCCGTCTACTATCCGCTCTACGCCAAGTGCGCCGAACTCGACCTGCCGCTGTGCGTCAACACCGGCATCCCCGGGCCACCGATCCCGGGCGAGGTGCAGCATCCCATGCATCTGGACCGGGTGTGTGTCCGATTTCCCGAACTGAAGCTATGCATGATCCATGGCGCCGATCCGTGGTGGGACGTCGCGATCCGGCTGATGCTCAAGTACGCCAACCTGCGCCTGATGACCTCGGCCTGGTCACCCAAGCGGCTGCCGGAAAGCCTGTTGCACTACATGCGAACACGCGGTCGGGACAAGGTGATCTACGCGTCGGACTGGCCGGTGTTGCGCATGCGCCGCGTGATACCGGAAGCCCTCGCGCTGGACCTGCCGGCCGACGCGCTGGACAACTACCTCTACAACAACGCCCGGGAATTCTTCTTCTCCTAA
- a CDS encoding acyl-CoA dehydrogenase family protein translates to MDFSRVELSDEDLAFLDEARSFLATHVTEEVRRRDRETGDNFDEGLHLAFGAAGYLAAEWKPHTEGGFSRVRRRMWELEKRRAHVPWVTWGTTAMVARSVVKFGSPELIEEVMPGVFSGHVRLCLGYTEPEGGSDVATCKTRAVRDGGSWLINGSKMFTTGAHNCQYVFLITNTAPDAPKHKNLTMFLVPLDSPGIEIRGIRTVDGDRTNIVYYSEVRVDDKYRLGEVNAGWAVLREPLNTEHGAVAAAPDGLQDTSIMMHQAGSMAQAVDGVAARAAQPNPNGRRLLDDRSVAYRLGRSVARMEAALSAPDIFGRVAIAQTMRDISPDLMDILGAASALPFGADGAADDGGAEYVYRFAPLVGIYGGTLEVFRNMIAQHTLGLGKPTTRRP, encoded by the coding sequence ATGGATTTCTCCCGGGTCGAACTGTCCGACGAGGACCTCGCCTTCCTCGACGAGGCGCGAAGCTTTCTGGCCACCCACGTCACCGAGGAGGTCCGGCGCCGCGACCGCGAGACGGGTGACAACTTTGACGAGGGTCTGCATTTGGCGTTCGGTGCCGCAGGCTATTTGGCCGCGGAGTGGAAGCCGCACACCGAAGGCGGGTTCAGCCGGGTGCGCCGCCGCATGTGGGAGCTGGAGAAGCGGCGGGCGCACGTGCCGTGGGTGACCTGGGGGACGACCGCCATGGTGGCGCGGTCGGTGGTGAAGTTCGGCTCACCCGAACTCATCGAGGAGGTGATGCCCGGGGTCTTCAGCGGCCATGTCCGGCTGTGCCTGGGCTACACCGAGCCCGAGGGCGGCTCCGACGTTGCCACCTGCAAGACCCGGGCGGTGCGCGACGGTGGCTCGTGGCTGATCAACGGGTCGAAGATGTTCACCACCGGCGCGCACAACTGCCAGTACGTCTTCCTGATCACTAACACCGCCCCGGACGCGCCAAAACACAAGAACCTGACCATGTTTCTGGTTCCGCTGGACTCGCCGGGCATCGAAATCCGGGGCATCCGCACGGTCGACGGCGACCGGACCAACATCGTCTATTACAGCGAAGTCCGCGTCGACGACAAGTACCGGCTGGGCGAGGTGAACGCGGGCTGGGCCGTGCTGCGCGAGCCACTCAACACCGAGCATGGTGCGGTCGCGGCTGCACCCGACGGCCTGCAGGACACGTCAATCATGATGCACCAGGCCGGTTCGATGGCCCAGGCGGTCGACGGGGTCGCGGCGCGCGCGGCGCAGCCGAACCCCAACGGGCGGCGTCTTCTCGACGATCGGTCGGTGGCGTATCGACTGGGCCGCAGCGTCGCCCGGATGGAAGCGGCGCTCAGCGCGCCGGACATCTTCGGCCGGGTGGCCATCGCACAAACGATGCGAGACATCTCGCCGGACCTGATGGACATCCTCGGGGCGGCGTCGGCGCTACCGTTCGGCGCTGACGGGGCCGCCGACGACGGCGGCGCCGAGTATGTCTATCGATTCGCGCCGCTGGTGGGAATCTACGGCGGCACGCTCGAGGTGTTCCGCAACATGATCGCCCAGCACACGCTGGGCTTGGGCAAGCCGACCACACGCCGACCGTGA
- a CDS encoding enoyl-CoA hydratase, with protein MSTVDAEDAVLYEAGPPGVAILTFNRPDRLNAWGPDIAAGFYAGIDRAEADPAVRVIVVTGRGRGFCAGAHLGAPGSASGLGESMEKAGRTSLADLVGERPPHFVTTLRKPVIAAINGSCVGIGLTQALMCDVRFAAAGAKFAAVFARRGLIAEFGISWILPRLTSWGVALDLLLSGRTFLAGEAAELGLVKEVVAPDDLLRRALEYAGDIAQNCSPASMAVIKRQVYGDATRGVAEATSHAEVLLREAMPRPDVIEGIVSFLEKRPPQFPSLTPSDAWSARKG; from the coding sequence ATGAGCACCGTGGATGCCGAGGACGCGGTGCTCTACGAGGCCGGGCCTCCCGGCGTCGCAATCCTGACGTTCAATCGCCCGGACCGCCTCAATGCCTGGGGTCCCGACATTGCCGCCGGCTTCTACGCGGGCATCGACCGTGCCGAAGCGGATCCGGCCGTTCGGGTGATCGTGGTGACCGGTCGGGGCCGGGGGTTCTGCGCCGGGGCTCATCTGGGCGCGCCGGGTTCGGCATCCGGGCTCGGCGAGTCGATGGAGAAGGCGGGTCGGACGAGTCTGGCGGACTTGGTCGGCGAACGCCCACCGCACTTCGTGACCACGCTGCGCAAGCCCGTCATCGCCGCGATCAACGGTTCGTGTGTCGGCATCGGTCTGACCCAGGCGCTGATGTGTGACGTCCGGTTCGCGGCCGCCGGGGCCAAGTTCGCCGCCGTGTTCGCTCGCCGCGGGCTGATCGCCGAGTTCGGCATCTCGTGGATATTGCCCCGCCTGACCAGTTGGGGTGTTGCCCTCGATCTGTTGTTGAGCGGCCGTACCTTTCTCGCCGGCGAGGCGGCCGAACTGGGCCTCGTCAAGGAAGTTGTCGCACCCGACGACTTGCTGAGGCGTGCGCTGGAATATGCGGGGGACATCGCCCAAAACTGCTCGCCCGCTTCGATGGCCGTGATCAAGCGACAGGTATACGGCGACGCCACCCGCGGTGTCGCAGAAGCCACTTCACACGCCGAGGTCTTGCTGCGCGAGGCGATGCCGCGGCCGGACGTCATCGAGGGGATCGTGAGCTTCCTCGAGAAGCGGCCGCCGCAGTTTCCTTCCCTCACCCCATCTGACGCGTGGAGCGCCCGGAAAGGATGA
- a CDS encoding amidohydrolase family protein — protein MGNLSYQAIDVDNHYYEPLDAFTRHLDRKFRRRGVQMYSDGRHTQAIIGDRVNRFIPNPTFDPIIVPGCLDSLFRGEIPKGVDPASLMQVEKLELRPEYQNRDARVAVVEGQGIETVFMFPTFGCGVEEALKDDVEATMASLHAFNRWLDEDWGFDRDDHRILTAPMISLADPQRAVEEVDFVLDRGARLVHVRPAPVPGVGKNRSLGHPSHDAVWSRLAEANVPVAFHLGDSGYLKIAAMWGGKDTFEAFAEPDPLDKILVDDRAIHDTMASLIVHGVFDRHPKLRVASIENGSEWVHRLAKRLKKTANQQPRWFPNDPVDTLRNHVWVSPYYEEDLTVLAEKIGVERILFGSDWPHGEGLESPLSFTDELAGFGDDEVRKIMRDNALDLLGVKVALAA, from the coding sequence ATGGGTAACCTGAGCTACCAGGCGATCGACGTCGACAATCACTACTACGAGCCGCTGGACGCGTTTACCCGACACCTGGACAGAAAGTTTCGTAGGCGCGGCGTCCAGATGTACAGCGACGGCAGGCATACCCAGGCCATCATCGGCGACCGGGTCAACCGCTTCATCCCCAACCCCACGTTCGATCCGATCATCGTGCCGGGCTGCCTGGACTCGCTGTTTCGTGGCGAGATTCCCAAGGGTGTGGATCCCGCATCCTTGATGCAGGTCGAAAAGCTAGAGCTGCGACCGGAATACCAGAACCGCGACGCGCGAGTCGCGGTGGTGGAAGGCCAGGGCATCGAAACGGTCTTCATGTTCCCCACCTTCGGATGCGGGGTCGAGGAAGCGCTCAAGGATGACGTGGAGGCCACGATGGCCTCGCTGCACGCCTTCAACCGATGGCTGGACGAGGACTGGGGGTTTGACCGCGACGATCACCGCATCCTCACAGCGCCAATGATTTCCCTCGCCGATCCGCAGCGGGCCGTCGAGGAGGTCGATTTCGTGCTGGACCGCGGCGCAAGGCTGGTCCATGTGCGGCCGGCCCCGGTACCGGGCGTCGGAAAGAACCGCTCACTCGGGCATCCGTCGCACGATGCGGTCTGGTCCCGCCTCGCCGAGGCGAACGTCCCGGTGGCATTCCATCTGGGTGACAGCGGATATCTGAAGATCGCCGCCATGTGGGGTGGCAAGGACACCTTCGAGGCCTTCGCCGAGCCCGACCCGCTCGACAAGATCCTCGTCGACGACCGGGCAATCCACGACACCATGGCTTCGCTGATCGTGCACGGGGTTTTCGATCGCCATCCCAAGCTTCGGGTCGCCAGCATCGAGAACGGCTCCGAGTGGGTGCACCGACTTGCCAAGCGGCTGAAGAAGACGGCGAACCAACAGCCGCGTTGGTTCCCCAACGACCCGGTCGACACGCTGCGCAACCACGTCTGGGTGTCCCCCTACTACGAAGAAGACCTCACGGTGCTCGCGGAGAAGATCGGCGTCGAACGCATCCTGTTCGGCTCCGACTGGCCCCACGGTGAAGGCCTGGAATCACCGCTTTCGTTCACCGACGAGCTCGCCGGGTTCGGCGACGACGAGGTTCGAAAGATCATGCGCGACAACGCATTGGACCTCCTCGGCGTCAAAGTGGCGCTGGCGGCCTAG
- a CDS encoding acyl-CoA dehydrogenase produces MDRFELRRLDYSLCEDHEALQAAYKQFFKTRCPIETVRAAELSGFDENLWERLCAMGATTMALSESCGGDGATLVDLTLVAEEIGRSLAPVPWIDHVCAARLLARVGGDTSGVLNAEQLVALDPRSDSGPGPRLIPTGSIADLIIVHDGDQIVRLAFGTRPAKVDNIGRLPMAWVDPAAADTRTVVASGSDALVNYQRATDEWRLLTAAALVGLVEQAMTIAAEFAKTRYTLGVPISTLQGISHPLANMAITVSAGRNLARRAAWFLDNEPDERAELAPSAFVFMAEEAAKAATMAVHIQGGLGVSAEAAATAYLVRARGWPLAGGDPGAAAQRVAEIVCARESVRT; encoded by the coding sequence ATGGACCGCTTCGAGCTACGAAGGCTCGACTACAGCCTGTGCGAAGATCACGAGGCGCTGCAGGCCGCGTACAAGCAGTTCTTCAAAACCCGCTGTCCGATCGAAACAGTCCGTGCCGCGGAGCTTTCCGGGTTCGACGAGAATCTGTGGGAGCGGTTGTGCGCGATGGGTGCGACGACGATGGCACTGTCCGAGTCCTGCGGCGGCGACGGGGCGACGCTGGTCGATCTCACCCTGGTGGCCGAGGAGATCGGCCGGTCGTTGGCGCCGGTTCCCTGGATCGACCACGTGTGTGCCGCGCGCTTGCTGGCGCGCGTTGGAGGAGACACGTCGGGCGTCCTCAACGCCGAACAGCTGGTCGCACTCGATCCACGGAGCGACAGCGGTCCGGGTCCCCGGCTGATTCCGACCGGGTCGATCGCCGACCTCATCATCGTCCATGACGGTGACCAGATCGTGCGCCTGGCCTTTGGCACCCGACCGGCGAAGGTCGACAACATCGGTCGGCTGCCGATGGCCTGGGTGGATCCGGCCGCGGCCGACACCCGGACGGTGGTGGCCAGCGGATCCGACGCGCTGGTGAATTACCAACGGGCGACCGATGAGTGGCGACTGCTGACCGCCGCCGCCCTGGTGGGTCTGGTCGAACAGGCGATGACCATCGCGGCGGAGTTCGCGAAGACCCGCTACACGCTGGGTGTGCCCATCTCGACGCTGCAGGGCATTTCGCACCCGCTGGCCAACATGGCCATCACCGTTTCGGCCGGGCGCAACCTCGCCCGGCGCGCCGCCTGGTTCCTGGACAACGAGCCCGACGAACGCGCCGAGCTGGCGCCGTCGGCGTTCGTGTTCATGGCCGAGGAGGCGGCCAAGGCGGCGACCATGGCGGTCCATATCCAAGGCGGCCTTGGGGTTTCGGCGGAGGCTGCCGCGACGGCGTACCTGGTGCGTGCCCGCGGGTGGCCGCTGGCGGGCGGAGACCCGGGTGCGGCCGCGCAGCGGGTCGCCGAAATCGTGTGCGCCCGCGAGAGTGTCAGGACCTAA
- a CDS encoding serine hydrolase, which produces MRRYLGGDLSPAMRQITPRMLARHTSGLPENSTGPEDGAGLFLKNPSVPPPSLVRAWRSHNGPQPGSCWTYSNHGFITLGFAAV; this is translated from the coding sequence TTGCGACGCTATCTTGGCGGCGATCTGAGCCCGGCAATGCGGCAGATCACGCCCAGGATGCTCGCCCGGCACACGTCGGGTCTCCCGGAGAACTCCACCGGTCCAGAAGACGGTGCCGGCCTGTTCCTCAAGAATCCTTCCGTGCCGCCGCCGAGCCTGGTCCGTGCGTGGCGGTCCCACAACGGCCCCCAACCGGGGAGCTGCTGGACCTATTCGAACCACGGCTTCATCACGCTGGGCTTCGCCGCCGTCTGA
- a CDS encoding cytochrome P450, whose translation MSTKTIDEAAKVLADPLAYTDEPRLHAALKHLRAGAPVAWVDVPNYRPFWAITKHADVMDIERDNTLFTNWPRPVLATADGDELQAAAGVRTLIHMDDPQHRVVRAIGADWFRPKAMRALKARVDELAKIYVDKMMGAGPECDFAAQVAVNYPLYVIMSLLGLPEADFPRMLKLTQELFGSDDSEFKRGTTSEDQLPALLDMFGYFNAVTASRRGHPTEDLASAIANARVDGEPLSDIDTVSYYLIVATAGHDTTSATISGGLHALIENPDEMARLRDDLGLMPLATEEMIRWVTPVKQFMRTAASDTVVRGIPIAAGESVLLSYVSANRDEDVFEYPFRFDVGREPNKHVAFGYGVHFCMGAALARMEVNSFFTELLPRLKSIELTGDPQLIATTFVGGLKHLPVRYSFA comes from the coding sequence ATGAGCACGAAGACGATCGACGAGGCCGCCAAGGTATTGGCAGATCCGTTGGCATACACCGACGAACCGCGGTTGCACGCGGCGCTAAAGCACCTGCGCGCCGGCGCTCCGGTGGCGTGGGTCGACGTGCCGAACTACCGGCCGTTCTGGGCGATCACCAAGCACGCCGACGTCATGGACATCGAGCGCGACAACACGCTGTTCACCAACTGGCCGCGCCCGGTCCTGGCGACCGCCGACGGTGACGAGCTGCAGGCCGCCGCGGGAGTACGCACGCTGATCCACATGGACGACCCGCAACACCGGGTGGTGCGCGCGATCGGCGCCGACTGGTTTCGCCCGAAGGCGATGCGGGCGCTGAAGGCCCGCGTTGACGAGCTGGCCAAGATCTATGTCGACAAGATGATGGGCGCGGGCCCCGAATGCGACTTCGCTGCGCAGGTCGCGGTCAATTACCCGCTCTACGTGATCATGTCGCTGTTGGGCCTGCCGGAGGCCGACTTTCCCCGCATGCTCAAGCTGACCCAGGAGTTGTTCGGCAGCGACGACAGCGAGTTCAAGCGCGGCACCACGAGCGAGGATCAGCTGCCGGCGCTGTTGGACATGTTCGGATACTTCAACGCGGTGACCGCATCGCGCCGGGGGCATCCCACCGAGGATCTCGCGTCGGCAATCGCCAACGCCCGCGTCGACGGCGAGCCGCTATCTGACATCGACACGGTGTCCTACTACCTCATCGTCGCCACCGCCGGTCACGACACCACCAGCGCGACCATCTCCGGCGGTCTGCACGCGCTCATCGAGAATCCCGACGAGATGGCACGGTTGCGTGACGATCTCGGCTTGATGCCACTGGCCACCGAGGAGATGATCCGCTGGGTCACCCCGGTCAAGCAGTTCATGCGTACCGCAGCCAGTGACACCGTGGTACGCGGAATACCCATCGCCGCAGGCGAATCCGTGCTGTTATCTTATGTCTCGGCCAACCGAGACGAGGATGTCTTCGAGTACCCGTTCCGGTTCGACGTCGGGCGCGAGCCCAACAAACACGTGGCGTTCGGCTATGGCGTGCACTTTTGCATGGGTGCCGCCCTGGCCCGCATGGAGGTCAACAGCTTCTTCACCGAGTTGCTGCCAAGACTGAAATCCATTGAGCTGACCGGTGATCCGCAGCTCATTGCCACGACATTCGTCGGCGGCCTCAAACACCTGCCGGTTCGCTACTCGTTCGCGTGA